Proteins encoded together in one Anopheles darlingi chromosome 3, idAnoDarlMG_H_01, whole genome shotgun sequence window:
- the LOC125957683 gene encoding cuticle protein 38-like, with translation MFKLLALPLFFAAVSAGYIGAPLAYSSPLAHAAPLAYSHGYAHAAPLAYSAPVVKTVAAPVAYAAPAYHAPIVKAVAPVATSYANTYKVSVKAPVAYAAPAVVSHAPLAYAAPAYAAPAYHAPAYAHHAPLAYAHGYYH, from the exons CTGGCTCTGCCTCTGTTCTTCGCCGCCGTCTCGGCCGGATACATCGGTGCTCCGTTGGCTTACTCTTCCCCGCTGGCCCATGCCGCGCCGCTGGCCTACTCGCACGGATACGCTCATGCCGCGCCGCTCGCCTACTCTGCCCCGGTTGTGAAGACCGTCGCTGCCCCGGTTGCCTACGCCGCCCCGGCTTACCATGCCCCGATCGTTAAGGCCGTTGCCCCAGTTGCCACCAGCTACGCCAACACCTACAAG GTCTCCGTGAAGGCCCCGGTTGCCTATGCCGCTCCGGCCGTCGTGTCGCACGCTCCTCTGGCTTACGCCGCCCCAGCCTACGCCGCCCCGGCCTACCATGCCCCGGCCTACGCTCACCACGCTCCCCTTGCCTACGCTCACGGATACTACCACTAA